A single window of Sebastes umbrosus isolate fSebUmb1 chromosome 16, fSebUmb1.pri, whole genome shotgun sequence DNA harbors:
- the LOC119474593 gene encoding GTPase IMAP family member 8-like: protein MSHNGIADMRQMMVVISTVEQWSSLKSLQQDNSGDKHLKLTFSSLGSNQVCDLTLDGRLISLLYADLKQDMTEEGISQALDGCFKSCTGGISTFLLLIQGAHYTTRERRMVETLQAHFGAEALKYLVVISLEDGQVADTLDDALLEMLNMCDGRYCRITSSAARDELRALLKMVDYMLAENGVTGYTEAMLTDAKRRSKEDSVLKMLKQKVQKVEEEEQAFKQLVQKQEKRRAKEMEELKARHAEERRKEAADKQQYETKRGSLEEDVISQRAIRQLKISATDDDGTKKMTVILLGLSGSGKSSALNLILERAGNQYSSNESSHKAPQPTLFCERKEVFAAGRRLILVDTPELWDEDGLENLEVVKDCLALSLPGPHVFLLVLQVGRFTQGECEMLGQLQKVFGRDFAEHAVVLLVRFDCDNHRPQKINDYVAGAHATLQDLIRKCGSRYYELNVTKSQNALSYPQVKDLLSGINKVVASHGGRPYSVKRFSVQELQERKTVIGKRKEGALEGNYLLRDA, encoded by the exons ATGTCGCACA ACGGCATTGCTGACATGAGGCAGATGATGGTGGTCATATCCACAGTGGAGCAATGGTCCTCTCTGAAGTCTCTGCAGCAGGACAACTCAGGGGACAAGCATCTCAAGTTAACCTTCAGTTCTCTGGGATCAAATCAAGTCTGTGACCTGACATTGGATGGTCGCTTGATCAGCTTGCTTTATGCAGATTTAAAACAAGACATGACAGAGGAGGGCATCAGCCAGGCGTTAGATGGCTGCTTTAAGTCTTGTACCGGTGGAATCAGTACATTCCTGCTGCTGATCCAAGGTGCACATTACACAACGAGGGAAAGGAGAATGGTAGAGACACTGCAGGCACACTTTGGAGCTGAGGCTTTAAAATACCTGGTGGTCATCTCTCTGGAAGATGGACAGGTTGCTGACACACTGGACGACGCACTCCTGGAGATGCTAAACATGTGCGATGGAAGATACTGCCGAATCACATCATCTGCAGCAAGAGACGAACTGCGCGCTCTACTGAAGATGGTCGACTACATGCTGGCTGAAAACGGTGTGACCGGCTACACGGAGGCCATGCTGACGGACGCTAAGAGAAGGAGCAAAGAAGACTCAGTCTTGAAGATGCTGAAACAGAAGGTGCAAAAGgtcgaggaggaggagcaggcgTTCAAGCAACTGGTTCAAAaacaagagaagaggagagccaaagagatggaggagctgAAGGCGAGACATGctgaggaaagaaggaaggaggcaGCTGATAAACAGCAATATGAGACAAAGAGAGGGAGCCTGGAGGAGGATGTGATAAGCCAAAGGGCCATAAGGCAGCTCAAGATAAGTGCCACTGATG ATGATGGCACAAAGAAGATGACGGTCATCCTGTTGGGTCTCTCTGGCAGCGGGAAGTCGTCTGCTCTAAACCTGATTCTAGAGAGAGCAGGTAATCAGTACTCCAGTAATGAGTCTAGTCACAAAGCCCCTCAGCCCACCTTGTTTTGTGAGAGGAAGGAGGTGTTCGCAGCAGGGAGGCGACTCATCCTGGTGGACACCCCCGAGCTGTGGGACGAGGACGGGCTGGAGAACTTGGAGGTGGTCAAGGACTGCTTGGCTTTGTCCTTACCCGGACCCCACGTCTTCCTGCTGGTGCTCCAGGTGGGGCGCTTCACCCAGGGCGAGTGCGAGATGCTGGGCCAACTGCAGAAGGTCTTTGGACGAGACTTTGCAGAGCACGCCGTGGTCCTCCTCGTTCGCTTCGACTGCGACAATCACAGGCCTCAGAAGATCAACGACTACGTGGCCGGAGCCCACGCAACCCTCCAGGATCTCATCCGGAAGTGTGGGAGCCGTTACTATGAGCTGAATGTCACAAAGTCCCAGAATGCTTTGAGCTATCCTCAGGTGAAAGACCTGCTGTCAGGGATCAACAAGGTGGTAGCTTCACACGGAGGACGCCCGTACTCAGTCAAGAGATTCTCTGtgcaggagctgcaggagaggaagacagtgatcgggaagaggaaggagggggcTCTGGAGGGGAACTACTTATTAAGAGATGCTTGA
- the cfd gene encoding complement factor D, with product MASEKDLLVAAAVFIFALISHSEGILGGREAEPHSRPYMASIQMPEGDNMKHECGGFVIADQWVMTAVHCLPTGPNGRKVVLGVHSLSEPVQTNQTFDILELHNHPDFSTSNYDNDIALIKLDRPFNTSEAVQPLEFLRAGGTNPGTGAEVDTAGWGSMDNLGSRPDKLKEVVVEVVSSARCRRSDYFGRGKFTNNMICANRICSHHCDQPTEDTCDGDSGGPLLYNGIAVGITSNGGKKCGQAKKPGIYTVISHYTAWIDNIMALQPTGTPDQSS from the exons ATGGCGTCAGAGAAAGACCTTCTtgtggctgctgctgtttttatttttgcccTCATTTCACACA GTGAGGGCATACTCGGTGGCAGAGAGGCGGAGCCGCACTCTCGGCCCTACATGGCCTCCATCCAGATGCCAGAAGGAGATAATATGAAGCATGAGTGTGGAGGTTTTGTGATTGCAGATCAGTGGGTGATGACTGCAGTCCACTGTCTGCCAACAGG GCCCAATGGAAGGAAAGTAGTGCTGGGTGTCCATTCTCTGAGTGAACCTGTACAGACAAACCAGACATTTGATATTTTGGAACTTCACAATCACCCAGACTTCAGCACATCAAATTACGACAATGACATTGCTTTAATTAAG ttgGATCGTCCGTTCAACACCTCTGAGGCTGTTCAACCGCTGGAGTTCCTGCGAGCAGGCGGCACAAACCCCGGCACGGGTGCAGAGGTGGACACGGCCGGGTGGGGATCCATGGATAACCTGGGGTCCAGACCAGACAAGCTCAAGGAGGTGGTCGTCGAGGTGGTCAGCTCAGCTCGGTGCAGACGCAGCGACTACTTCGGCAGAGGAAAGTTCACCAATAACATGATATGTGCAAATAGAATATGCTCACACCACTGTGATCAACCTACAGAAGACACCTGTGAC GGCGACTCTGGAGGTCCTCTGCTCTACAATGGCATCGCGGTTGGCATCACTTCCAATGGAGGAAAGAAGTGTGGCCAAGCTAAAAAGCCTGGAATTTACACGGTCATCTCCCACTACACTGCGTGGATTGACAACATCATGGCCCTGCAGCCCACTGGAACACCAGACCAGAGCAGCTAA